A region from the Pseudomonadota bacterium genome encodes:
- a CDS encoding Lrp/AsnC family transcriptional regulator gives MKLDRIDKRILAEMQANGRISNLELADKVGLSPTPCSRRVKQLEESGVIDRHVTLLNQAALGLNITAMIGITMDRHTPERFATFEREVRDFPEVIECSIVTGQAADYLLKAVLPDMTYYEEFLLGRLTRIEGVTGVHSSFVLRRVIAKTELPLEHIDHIRRPERVAPAGGAARRRVRD, from the coding sequence ATGAAACTCGACCGCATCGACAAGCGCATCCTCGCCGAAATGCAGGCCAACGGCCGCATCAGCAACCTGGAACTGGCCGACAAGGTTGGCCTGTCGCCGACGCCCTGCTCGCGGCGGGTCAAGCAGTTGGAGGAGTCCGGGGTCATAGACCGGCACGTCACGCTGCTCAACCAGGCGGCGCTCGGCCTCAATATCACCGCCATGATCGGCATCACCATGGACCGTCATACGCCCGAGCGATTCGCGACCTTCGAGCGCGAGGTGCGGGACTTTCCGGAAGTGATCGAGTGCAGCATCGTCACCGGCCAGGCCGCGGACTACCTCCTGAAGGCGGTGCTGCCCGACATGACCTACTACGAGGAATTCCTGCTCGGCCGCCTGACCCGCATCGAGGGCGTGACCGGCGTGCATTCGAGCTTCGTGCTGCGGCGGGTGATCGCCAAGACCGAACTGCCGCTGGAACACATAGACCACATCCGTCGCCCGGAGCGCGTGGCGCCTGCCGGTGGCGCGGCGCGCCGGCGCGTCAGGGATTGA
- a CDS encoding nitroreductase family protein yields the protein MDLTTVDHLLSTTRSVRKRLDFNRPVEREVITRCIDLALQAPTGGNSQGWSFMVVTDEAKRAAISALYKKAFKLYSSDPNMRSRYDGDSDDLRAKQLDRVLSSADYLSDNMHRAPALVIACIEGRVEKASALEQAGVYGSILPAAWSFMLALRSRGLGTAWTTLHIMYEQEVANILGIPATVTQAALFPVAYFTGDDFKPAKRLPTERFLHWDSWGAKS from the coding sequence ATGGACCTCACCACTGTCGATCACCTGCTTTCCACCACGCGCTCGGTGCGCAAGCGCCTCGATTTCAACCGCCCGGTGGAACGCGAAGTCATCACCCGCTGTATCGACCTCGCACTGCAGGCGCCCACCGGCGGCAACTCGCAGGGCTGGTCGTTCATGGTGGTGACCGACGAAGCGAAACGCGCGGCAATCTCGGCGCTGTACAAGAAGGCGTTCAAGCTCTACAGCAGCGACCCGAACATGCGTTCGCGCTATGACGGCGACAGCGACGATCTGCGCGCCAAGCAGTTGGACAGGGTGTTGAGTTCCGCCGACTACCTGTCCGACAACATGCACCGCGCGCCGGCGCTGGTCATTGCCTGCATCGAAGGCCGCGTCGAAAAGGCCAGCGCGCTGGAACAGGCCGGCGTGTATGGCTCGATCCTGCCGGCGGCCTGGTCGTTCATGCTGGCCTTGCGCTCACGCGGGCTCGGCACCGCGTGGACCACGCTGCACATCATGTACGAACAGGAGGTCGCGAACATCCTCGGCATTCCCGCCACCGTCACCCAGGCCGCGCTGTTCCCGGTCGCCTATTTCACCGGTGATGATTTCAAGCCCGCCAAGCGTCTGCCGACCGAGCGCTTCCTGCACTGGGACAGCTGGGGCGCGAAGTCCTGA
- a CDS encoding PstS family phosphate ABC transporter substrate-binding protein, translating into MRRQIPGLAALLLGAAFMTAQADDTAGGHQSYQTETGISGNVTSVGSDTLANLMTLWAEQFKRFYPSVNIQIQAAGSATAPPALTEGTANLGPMSRLMKSNELEAFEAKYGYKPTAVPVAVDALAVFVHKDNPIKGLTVEQVDAIFSATRQCGHASDITKWGDLGLPGEWASRSIQLYGRNSVSGTYGYFKEHALCKGDFKNNVNEQPGSASVVQGVTKSLNGIGYSGIGYRTSGVRAVPIADKQGNMEEATEANALSGKYPLSRYLFIYVNKAPNKPMAPLERAFLRMVLSKEGQAIVTKDGYIQVPTKIADKQMQGVLGD; encoded by the coding sequence ATGAGACGCCAGATTCCAGGCCTTGCCGCACTGTTGCTCGGCGCGGCATTCATGACCGCCCAGGCCGACGACACGGCCGGCGGCCATCAGTCCTACCAGACCGAGACCGGCATTTCCGGCAACGTCACCAGCGTCGGCTCCGACACCCTCGCCAACCTCATGACCTTGTGGGCGGAGCAGTTCAAGCGCTTCTATCCCAGCGTCAACATCCAGATCCAGGCCGCGGGCTCGGCCACCGCGCCGCCGGCCTTGACCGAAGGCACGGCCAATCTCGGCCCCATGAGCCGCCTCATGAAATCCAACGAGTTGGAAGCCTTCGAAGCCAAGTACGGCTACAAGCCGACCGCCGTGCCGGTGGCGGTCGACGCGCTCGCGGTGTTCGTGCACAAGGACAATCCCATCAAGGGCCTCACCGTCGAGCAGGTCGACGCCATCTTCTCGGCAACCCGCCAGTGTGGTCACGCGAGTGACATCACCAAGTGGGGCGACCTCGGCCTTCCCGGTGAATGGGCGAGCCGCAGCATCCAGCTCTACGGCCGCAACTCGGTGTCCGGCACCTACGGTTATTTCAAGGAGCACGCGCTGTGCAAGGGCGACTTCAAGAACAACGTCAATGAACAGCCGGGCTCGGCCTCGGTGGTGCAGGGCGTGACCAAGTCGCTGAACGGCATCGGCTACTCCGGCATCGGCTACCGCACCTCCGGGGTGCGCGCGGTGCCTATCGCGGACAAGCAGGGCAACATGGAGGAAGCGACCGAAGCCAACGCCCTGTCCGGCAAGTATCCCTTGAGCCGCTACCTGTTCATCTACGTCAACAAGGCGCCGAACAAGCCGATGGCGCCGCTGGAACGCGCTTTCCTGCGCATGGTGTTGTCCAAGGAAGGCCAGGCCATCGTGACCAAGGACGGCTACATCCAGGTGCCGACCAAGATTGCCGACAAGCAAATGCAGGGCGTGTTGGGCGACTGA
- a CDS encoding DUF2132 domain-containing protein: MTDEPRRCKDLLHGVTLEAMLTALVARHGWAELSRRIPIRCFFNEPSVKSSLKFLRRTPWAREKVEALYVEDRKREARPDDLNP; this comes from the coding sequence ATGACCGACGAACCGCGTCGCTGCAAAGACCTTCTGCATGGCGTCACCCTCGAAGCCATGCTCACCGCCCTGGTCGCGCGTCACGGCTGGGCGGAGCTGTCGCGCCGCATTCCGATCCGCTGCTTCTTCAACGAGCCGTCCGTCAAGTCCAGCCTGAAATTCCTGCGCCGCACGCCCTGGGCGCGGGAAAAAGTCGAGGCCTTGTACGTGGAGGATCGGAAGCGCGAAGCGCGGCCCGACGACCTCAATCCCTGA
- the leuA gene encoding 2-isopropylmalate synthase, translating to MSAFDHRKYKPYAPIQLRDRTWPDQVLTAAPRWCSVDLRDGNQALIEPMNVAQKLQLFQQLVKVGFKEIEIGFPAASQPDFDFVRRLIEERLIPDDVTVQVLTQAREELIARSFEALAGVKRAIVHLYNSTSTVQREQVFELDREGIKGIAVQGAQWVKAHAARHPGTEWIFQYSPESFTGTELDFAVEICDAVVGVWQPSAAKPCILNLPSTVEMATPNVYADQIEWFCRHVKHRDAVIISLHTHNDRGCAVAAAELATMAGAERVEGTLLGNGERTGNMDIVTMGMNLYSQGIDPELDFSRMDEIIRCVKETTQLPVHPRHPYAGELVFTAFSGSHQDAIKKCLAKRDDRQPWEVAYLPIDPADLGRSYQEVIRINSQSGKGGIAYVLEQSEGYQLPRWLQIDFSGVVQKYAEDSATEVEPRKIVELFEQYYLAAPTPYELMGYQATRENGEDRLVANLRDNGKPTSLQGHASGVVGAFVDALERHTGKKLVLVEYSEHTLSSSGGAGAEAVAYVQLNLDGNRYCGVGRSSDIVEASLRAILGAVNQRARLAPGVAA from the coding sequence ATGAGCGCTTTCGATCATCGCAAGTACAAGCCCTACGCCCCCATCCAATTGCGCGACCGCACCTGGCCGGACCAGGTACTGACCGCCGCGCCGCGCTGGTGCAGCGTTGATCTTCGGGACGGCAACCAGGCCCTGATCGAGCCCATGAACGTCGCCCAGAAGCTGCAGCTCTTCCAGCAGTTGGTGAAGGTCGGCTTCAAGGAAATCGAGATCGGATTCCCGGCCGCCTCGCAGCCGGACTTCGACTTCGTGCGCCGCCTGATTGAGGAACGCCTGATCCCCGACGACGTCACCGTGCAGGTGCTGACCCAGGCGCGCGAAGAATTGATCGCGCGCTCCTTCGAGGCCTTGGCCGGCGTCAAGCGCGCCATCGTGCACTTGTACAACTCGACCTCCACCGTGCAGCGCGAGCAGGTGTTCGAACTCGATCGCGAAGGCATCAAGGGCATCGCCGTGCAGGGCGCGCAGTGGGTGAAGGCGCATGCCGCGCGTCATCCCGGCACCGAGTGGATATTCCAGTATTCGCCCGAGAGCTTCACCGGCACCGAGCTCGATTTCGCGGTCGAGATCTGCGACGCGGTGGTTGGGGTCTGGCAACCGAGCGCGGCCAAACCCTGCATCTTGAACCTGCCGTCGACGGTCGAGATGGCGACGCCCAATGTCTATGCCGATCAGATCGAATGGTTCTGCCGCCATGTGAAACACCGCGACGCGGTGATCATCAGCCTGCACACCCATAACGATCGCGGCTGCGCGGTGGCGGCGGCGGAACTCGCGACCATGGCCGGCGCCGAGCGCGTGGAAGGCACCTTGCTCGGCAATGGCGAGCGCACCGGCAACATGGACATCGTGACCATGGGCATGAATCTCTACAGCCAGGGCATCGATCCGGAGCTCGATTTCTCGCGCATGGACGAGATCATCCGTTGCGTGAAGGAGACCACCCAGTTGCCGGTGCATCCGCGTCATCCCTATGCGGGCGAGCTGGTGTTCACGGCGTTCTCCGGCAGCCACCAGGATGCGATCAAGAAATGCCTGGCCAAGCGTGACGACCGTCAGCCCTGGGAAGTGGCCTACCTGCCCATCGACCCTGCCGATCTCGGCCGCTCTTACCAGGAGGTCATCCGCATCAACAGCCAATCGGGCAAGGGCGGCATCGCCTACGTACTGGAACAGAGCGAGGGCTACCAGCTGCCGCGCTGGCTGCAGATCGACTTCAGCGGCGTGGTGCAGAAATACGCCGAGGACAGCGCCACCGAAGTCGAACCGCGCAAGATAGTCGAACTGTTCGAGCAGTATTACCTCGCCGCGCCCACGCCCTATGAATTGATGGGCTACCAGGCAACGCGCGAGAACGGCGAAGACCGCCTGGTCGCCAACCTGCGCGACAACGGCAAGCCGACCAGCCTGCAGGGTCATGCCAGCGGCGTGGTCGGCGCCTTTGTCGATGCGCTGGAACGCCATACCGGCAAGAAACTGGTGCTGGTCGAGTACAGCGAGCACACGCTGTCCAGCAGCGGCGGCGCCGGCGCTGAGGCGGTGGCCTACGTGCAGTTGAACCTGGACGGCAACCGCTACTGCGGCGTGGGTCGCAGCAGCGACATCGTCGAGGCCTCGCTGCGCGCGATCCTCGGCGCGGTCAACCAACGCGCGCGGCTGGCGCCGGGCGTCGCCGCCTGA
- the hrpB gene encoding ATP-dependent helicase HrpB has product MPSDPQPIDAVLPALLASLNTAPRVVLEAPPGAGKTTRVPLALLDAPWCTGKVLMLEPRRIAARAAAGFMAAQLGEAVGATIGYRIRFERKVSARTRVELVTEGILTRMLQDDPLLDGVSAVVFDEFHERHLASDLGLAMCLEVQAGVRPELRLVVMSATLDGERLASYMAAPRITSEGRSFPVEVSYLPLLARETPALQFKRAVRQALDETDGDILCFLPGKAEIERSARLLEDTDVAIEILHGELGMEEQARVLRPSTTRRIVLATNVAESSVTLPGVRAVIDSGLAREPRFDAASGMSRLETVNIAQSSARQRAGRAGRVAAGRCYRLWSQSTVLDSAARPEIQCVELSSLVLEIKVWGSNELSFLDSPPAGALAQAQDLLRALDALDDHDHVTAHGAALLALGAHPRLANAMLRVPKAWRGLAGDVAALIEGRDPMLGDARRNDDLRVRLAALHAQRGARGAGGDVHRGALAALQQAARQWRARLKVEDTDDAPREQHALGDVLALAYPDRIARQDDNNPQRYVMANGRGAQLGPLSGLVGEPWLAIAELRFDTRDSLVQRAAPCSPEFLREAFASHFTRERKRAFNAASRAVEEIEETRFAAIVLERRTRPVARDAETAALLATGVASLGLDCLPWTDALREWQARVVNLRTWCPELGLPDVSDAALTAHADVWLSPLFDGKARLSELGGGEFAEALRHQLDYAQRRALDEHAPENLTVPSGMQRKLAYAIGEPPVLAVKLQEMFGLAETPRIARGRVAVLLHLLSPRQTPLQVTQDLKGFWERTYPEVKKEMKGRYPKHPWPDDPWTATATHRAKPRGT; this is encoded by the coding sequence ATGCCCAGCGATCCGCAACCCATCGATGCCGTACTGCCCGCGCTGCTGGCGAGCTTGAACACCGCACCGCGCGTGGTGCTGGAAGCGCCGCCCGGCGCCGGCAAGACCACGCGCGTGCCGCTCGCCCTGCTCGACGCGCCCTGGTGCACGGGCAAGGTGCTGATGCTGGAACCGCGGCGTATCGCGGCGCGCGCCGCGGCCGGCTTCATGGCCGCACAGCTCGGCGAGGCGGTCGGCGCGACAATCGGCTACCGCATCCGCTTCGAGCGCAAGGTCTCGGCACGCACCCGCGTCGAGTTGGTCACCGAAGGCATCCTGACGCGCATGCTGCAGGACGATCCGCTGCTCGACGGCGTCTCGGCGGTGGTCTTCGACGAATTCCACGAGCGTCATCTCGCCAGCGATCTCGGTCTCGCCATGTGCCTCGAAGTGCAAGCCGGCGTGCGTCCCGAGCTGCGCCTGGTGGTGATGTCCGCCACCCTCGACGGCGAGCGGCTGGCGAGCTACATGGCGGCGCCACGCATCACGTCCGAAGGGCGCAGCTTTCCGGTCGAGGTCAGCTACCTGCCGCTGCTGGCGCGCGAAACGCCGGCGCTGCAGTTCAAGCGCGCGGTGCGCCAGGCCTTGGACGAAACCGACGGCGACATCCTGTGTTTCCTGCCGGGCAAGGCTGAGATCGAACGTTCGGCGCGGCTCCTGGAAGACACCGATGTGGCGATCGAGATCCTGCACGGTGAGCTCGGCATGGAAGAGCAGGCACGCGTATTGCGGCCGTCGACCACGCGGCGCATCGTGCTGGCGACCAATGTCGCCGAGTCGAGCGTGACGCTGCCCGGCGTACGCGCGGTCATCGACAGCGGCCTCGCGCGTGAGCCGCGCTTCGATGCCGCCAGCGGCATGAGTCGACTCGAGACGGTCAACATCGCGCAATCCTCGGCGCGCCAGCGCGCGGGCCGCGCTGGCCGTGTCGCCGCCGGTCGTTGCTATCGCCTGTGGTCGCAGTCGACGGTGCTGGATAGCGCCGCGCGCCCGGAGATCCAGTGCGTTGAACTCTCATCGCTGGTGCTGGAAATAAAAGTGTGGGGCTCGAACGAACTCAGCTTTCTCGACTCGCCGCCGGCCGGCGCGCTGGCGCAGGCGCAGGATCTGCTGCGCGCCCTCGACGCCCTCGACGACCATGACCACGTTACCGCCCATGGCGCGGCACTGCTGGCGCTCGGCGCCCATCCGCGCCTTGCCAATGCCATGCTGCGCGTGCCGAAGGCGTGGCGTGGCCTGGCCGGCGATGTCGCCGCGCTGATCGAAGGCCGCGACCCGATGCTCGGCGACGCGCGACGCAACGATGACCTGCGGGTGCGGTTGGCCGCCCTCCACGCGCAGCGCGGCGCGCGTGGCGCGGGCGGTGACGTGCATCGCGGCGCCTTGGCGGCGCTCCAGCAGGCTGCGCGGCAATGGCGCGCGCGCTTGAAAGTCGAGGACACGGACGACGCGCCGCGCGAGCAGCACGCGCTCGGCGACGTGCTGGCGCTGGCCTACCCGGATCGCATCGCGCGCCAGGACGACAACAACCCGCAGCGCTACGTGATGGCCAACGGTCGCGGCGCGCAGCTCGGTCCACTGTCAGGCTTGGTGGGCGAGCCGTGGCTCGCCATTGCCGAATTGCGTTTCGATACGCGCGACAGCCTGGTGCAACGCGCCGCGCCCTGTTCACCGGAGTTTCTGCGCGAGGCCTTCGCCAGCCATTTCACGCGCGAGCGCAAGCGCGCCTTCAACGCCGCCAGCCGCGCGGTCGAGGAAATTGAAGAAACGCGCTTCGCCGCCATCGTGCTCGAACGTCGCACGCGGCCTGTCGCACGGGACGCTGAAACGGCGGCGCTGCTGGCGACCGGCGTAGCATCGCTGGGACTCGACTGCCTGCCGTGGACCGATGCACTGCGCGAATGGCAGGCGCGCGTGGTGAACCTGCGCACCTGGTGCCCCGAGCTCGGCCTGCCCGATGTGTCGGACGCGGCCCTCACCGCCCATGCCGATGTGTGGCTGTCACCGCTGTTCGACGGCAAGGCACGCCTGTCGGAGCTCGGCGGCGGCGAATTCGCCGAGGCCCTGCGTCACCAGCTCGATTACGCCCAGCGTCGCGCGCTCGACGAGCACGCGCCCGAAAACCTCACCGTGCCGAGCGGCATGCAGCGCAAGCTCGCCTATGCCATCGGCGAGCCGCCGGTGCTGGCGGTGAAACTGCAGGAAATGTTCGGCCTGGCCGAGACGCCGCGCATCGCGCGTGGCCGCGTGGCGGTGCTGTTGCACCTCTTGTCGCCGCGCCAGACACCGTTGCAGGTCACGCAGGATCTGAAAGGCTTTTGGGAACGCACCTACCCGGAAGTCAAAAAGGAAATGAAGGGCCGCTATCCCAAGCATCCGTGGCCCGACGACCCGTGGACCGCGACCGCCACGCATCGCGCCAAGCCACGCGGCACCTGA
- a CDS encoding diguanylate cyclase, with protein MSAPQLNGSISNSKPPVPRRDGAADRVASETISRLQRGILRLALAYHGRSPDLDKKLKELGGLVRAGRRDALLQRLIDEIVNTIVTLNLEPALGSAAPATATPGVAEQPDLFHHFIDHLQLPPALLLEVERIRKRIAAKSDAVELLGQVEQASLAFSERLAQAADNKRTIDSARQSLIDLVDRIPVSRTLAAEAAQVRRAIEAVATHEDIRPCTTAVAQLVGKLREEMQSELDRLAEFLRATARRLQEFEQIMQRSREMYAESEADALQLSETICVGVREVRHSVGEADDLDALKVLIESKLEVIDHGLTQFVSSQSLRAAEAGDVIERMTHRLKDLEQQAMHLREDLEVQHARVLMDPLTGILNRAGYTETVSKHFARWKRYGGALSLAVIDLDLFKEINDRYGHAAGDKVLATVASKLKEVIRESDVLCRFGGEEFVLLLPETSVSDARTMLEKLRNHIADCPFRHKDTPVRVTMSSGVAQFQASDSVDSVFERADLAMYAAKQGGRNQVCTELDPMPEAPAGKD; from the coding sequence ATGTCGGCCCCGCAATTGAACGGCTCGATCAGCAATTCCAAGCCTCCGGTGCCCCGTCGCGACGGGGCCGCCGATCGTGTGGCCTCGGAGACGATCTCTCGCCTGCAACGCGGCATTCTGCGCCTGGCGCTGGCCTACCATGGCCGCAGTCCCGATCTCGACAAGAAGCTGAAGGAACTCGGTGGCCTGGTGCGCGCCGGTCGGCGCGACGCACTGCTGCAGCGCTTGATCGACGAGATCGTCAATACCATCGTCACCCTCAACCTCGAGCCGGCGTTGGGCAGCGCCGCGCCGGCCACCGCCACCCCCGGCGTCGCTGAACAACCGGATCTGTTTCACCATTTCATCGATCACCTGCAGCTGCCTCCGGCGCTGCTGCTGGAGGTCGAGCGTATACGCAAGCGCATCGCCGCCAAGAGTGACGCCGTGGAACTGCTGGGGCAGGTCGAACAGGCATCACTGGCGTTCTCCGAAAGGCTGGCGCAGGCCGCCGACAACAAGCGCACCATCGACAGTGCCCGCCAGTCGCTGATTGACCTGGTCGATCGAATTCCGGTGTCGCGCACGCTCGCCGCCGAAGCGGCGCAGGTGCGCCGCGCGATCGAAGCAGTGGCCACCCACGAGGACATCCGCCCCTGCACGACGGCCGTCGCGCAATTGGTGGGCAAACTGCGCGAGGAAATGCAGTCCGAACTCGATCGCCTGGCGGAATTCCTGCGCGCCACGGCGCGACGCCTGCAGGAATTCGAACAGATCATGCAGCGCTCGCGGGAGATGTACGCCGAGAGCGAGGCCGACGCGCTGCAACTTAGCGAAACGATTTGCGTGGGCGTACGCGAAGTGCGCCACAGCGTCGGTGAAGCCGACGACCTGGACGCGCTGAAAGTGCTCATCGAGAGCAAACTCGAAGTCATCGACCATGGCCTGACACAGTTCGTGTCGAGTCAGAGTCTGCGCGCGGCCGAAGCCGGTGACGTCATCGAACGCATGACGCATCGCCTCAAGGATCTCGAGCAGCAGGCCATGCATCTGCGCGAGGACCTGGAAGTCCAGCATGCGCGGGTGCTGATGGACCCCTTGACCGGCATCCTCAACCGCGCCGGTTACACCGAGACCGTCTCCAAGCATTTCGCGCGCTGGAAGCGCTACGGTGGCGCCTTGAGCCTGGCGGTCATCGATCTCGACCTGTTCAAGGAAATCAACGACCGCTACGGCCACGCGGCGGGCGACAAGGTGCTGGCGACGGTGGCCTCCAAGCTCAAGGAAGTGATCCGCGAAAGCGATGTGCTGTGCCGCTTCGGCGGCGAGGAGTTCGTGCTGCTGCTGCCGGAAACCTCGGTGAGCGACGCACGCACCATGCTCGAGAAGCTGCGCAATCACATCGCCGACTGCCCGTTCCGCCACAAGGACACGCCGGTGCGCGTGACCATGTCGAGCGGCGTCGCGCAGTTCCAGGCAAGCGACAGTGTCGACAGCGTGTTCGAACGCGCCGATCTGGCGATGTATGCCGCCAAGCAAGGCGGCCGCAACCAGGTGTGCACCGAGCTCGACCCGATGCCGGAAGCGCCAGCCGGCAAGGACTAG
- a CDS encoding glutathione S-transferase family protein has product MQLYSFEESGNSYKVRLLCALLDVTPEVKNVSLLHDEQHQPPFITLNPRGEVPVLVDGALVLRDSAAILLYIASKHGHGLWWPQDAAAQAKVMEWLAFAASWVQYGVFTARALLSFGIPANGLPADFKGEALAAAQLRGQRSLEILETELRAQDWLVPGRPTIADIAVFPYIALAPMGDVSLAPFAAVRAWLARIRQLPGFIGMPGLDDAGYRRR; this is encoded by the coding sequence ATGCAGCTTTATTCGTTTGAAGAATCGGGCAACAGTTACAAGGTGCGGCTGTTGTGCGCGCTGCTGGATGTGACACCGGAAGTCAAAAACGTGTCACTGCTGCACGATGAGCAACACCAGCCACCGTTCATCACCTTGAATCCGCGCGGCGAGGTGCCGGTGCTGGTCGATGGCGCGCTGGTGCTGCGCGACTCGGCCGCCATCCTGCTCTACATCGCGAGCAAGCATGGCCACGGACTGTGGTGGCCGCAAGACGCCGCCGCGCAGGCCAAGGTCATGGAGTGGCTGGCGTTCGCCGCGAGCTGGGTGCAGTACGGCGTGTTCACGGCGCGCGCGCTGTTGTCGTTCGGCATTCCGGCCAATGGCCTGCCGGCGGATTTCAAAGGTGAAGCCCTGGCTGCCGCGCAGCTGCGCGGGCAGCGTTCGCTCGAGATCCTCGAAACCGAACTGCGCGCCCAGGACTGGCTGGTGCCGGGGCGTCCGACCATCGCCGACATCGCGGTGTTTCCCTACATCGCGCTCGCGCCCATGGGTGATGTGTCACTGGCGCCTTTTGCCGCGGTCCGGGCGTGGCTGGCACGCATCCGGCAGCTGCCGGGTTTCATCGGCATGCCGGGGCTCGACGATGCGGGCTATCGACGCCGCTGA
- a CDS encoding thiol:disulfide interchange protein DsbA/DsbL, which produces MKLYKIVCSALLALLVANGNAQEFVVGQHYQEVKPAVATSVAEGKVEVLELFWYGCPHCYAFEPQLSEWVKNKPEYVEFVRVPAVFAHNWEVHARAYYAAQQLGVLEKVHHPLFDAIHKQGRKVFSEDELATFFADLGVDAEAFKKAFNSFDVDTKTRHAISLTRQYGITGVPAIIINGKYRTSAQEAGDLDTLLKVVETLADKEHKR; this is translated from the coding sequence ATGAAGCTATACAAGATCGTGTGTTCAGCCTTGCTGGCACTGTTGGTCGCCAATGGCAACGCCCAGGAATTCGTTGTTGGCCAGCACTACCAGGAAGTCAAACCGGCCGTCGCGACTTCGGTCGCTGAGGGCAAGGTCGAAGTGCTGGAACTGTTCTGGTACGGCTGTCCGCATTGCTACGCATTCGAGCCGCAGCTGTCGGAGTGGGTGAAGAACAAGCCCGAATACGTCGAATTCGTGCGCGTGCCGGCGGTGTTCGCCCACAATTGGGAGGTCCATGCACGCGCCTACTACGCCGCCCAGCAGCTCGGCGTGCTCGAGAAAGTTCACCATCCGCTGTTCGATGCGATCCACAAGCAGGGGCGCAAGGTTTTCTCCGAGGACGAGCTTGCCACGTTCTTCGCCGACCTAGGCGTCGACGCGGAAGCATTCAAGAAGGCCTTCAATTCCTTCGATGTCGACACCAAGACCCGCCACGCCATCTCGCTCACGCGTCAATACGGCATCACCGGCGTCCCCGCCATCATCATCAATGGCAAATACCGCACCAGTGCCCAGGAAGCCGGTGATCTCGACACCCTGTTAAAGGTGGTTGAAACCCTGGCCGATAAGGAACACAAGCGGTAA